One Thermoplasmata archaeon genomic window, GTGAGGGTGGAGTTGGTATAAACCCCACCAGAGAACCTGAGCTCTGCTTCCTGAGGCGCGAACCGCCTGTACTCGCCCCTCGAGGAAGTAGCGTCGCCGCCCCCATCGCTCACCATGCCGCTATAAATCGGAGCCCATGAGCAAGCCATTAAAAGAAGAATAGTGAGCGCCCCAGCGCACCTCCAGTACTTCCAGTACTTACTCATCAGTTATACATTATGCGTTCTTCGATAATAATTTTATGGAGGAATCGATGGTGCGGATGTGTTGGGGGGACATGCTAGGGAGCGTGTATGGCTCCTCCGTACCTCCTTGGTCGCGGGCTTTCGGAGAGGAATTCGAAGCTTCACCAACCCCGCTCCGGCTCCTTTTTGGCTCCTCACCCTGCCCGATGGGATGCTCCGGGTATTTTCCTGCGCCCCAGGAGGATGAGTGAAACAAGAGCTACCGCGACCATAGCTGCTGGCCCGAAGCCTGGGGTGTTCGCTCGGTTTCTGCCGGCCTGGCCGGGCTCGACCACCTCGATGATAGTCTCATTGACAACCTGAGCCTTGCCATCACTCGTTATGATTGTGATAACGTATGTCCCGCTCTCGCCAAATGAGTAGGTAATGTTGGGGCCGTAGCCGATGACGATGTCCCCATCCATCCATGTGATGTTGAGGCTGTCATGGTCCGGGTCAAACGCTCTCACAGAGAGTAAAACCCTCTTGCCCAAGCTCACCTGGGTGCCCTCCTTGGGCGATATCTCTGTGACAATAGGGGGCCTGTTGGCCTTGAGAATCGTCAACCGAAACTCCACAATTGCAAAGAGCCCCTCTCGGTCCTTCACGGTAATTTTCACAGTGTACTCACCCGCGTCGCGTGCGGTCGGTTTAAAAGAGATTCTACCAGTGCTCGAGCCGATTTCGAAAACCGGGCAGTTGTCGGAGTAGGTAAGGAGGTCCCCGCTGTCCAGGTCTGGGTCGGTTGCCCTTATCTGCAGCTCAAAGTAGATACCTTCGTACGCTGTCTGGTTCTCCACAGGCTCAACGCTCGGGGGTCTGTTGGTGGTACCCATGATGTTAAGGATGAGGAGGGTGAAGCTGCGACTGTCAGTCCCTCCTCTTGTGTCGGTTACGGTTATTGTTATCCTGTGTTCACCGATGTCCTTCGCCTGGGGAAGGAACGCTATCTCGCCTGTCTCCGGGTTTATCTGAAACAGCGGTGAGTTGTCTGAGAAGGTCAGCTTGTCACCATAAGGGATGTCAGGGTCGCTTGCTATTACGAAATAGCTGAACGGCTGGCCTTCTGTGGCGGTCTGATCGGGAATGGGCTCGAGTATTGGCGGATCCTGGGCGTCCTGAACTTCCAGCGTGAATGTCTCAGTGTCAGTCGCTCTGTCCCTGTCCTCTGCCGTTATCTGAATCGTGTAGATTCCGACCTGGTCCTGCCTGGGGGTGAACTCCGCCAGACCTGTGTAGGGGTCTATGTCGAAAAGGGGCGTGTCGTCTGAGAAACGGACCTCCTCCTCCGGGTCGAGCTCCATATCGACGTCACGACACTTCACCTGCAGCGTCCATTTTACGCCCTGCATCGCAAGCTGCTTCCCTATCGGGGTTATGACTGGTGGGTCGTTGACGGGGTCTACAGTCACCCTGAAATCGTTGCTCTC contains:
- a CDS encoding putative Ig domain-containing protein, with product MPVRLEGTVAPRGEWTQPADQLLELQGSGTTFSNSSFTIPLPSNATVLSASVELEGKPVESSLQSFTYDFSDYSEHKAYEGETSSNSPGTKKPSTFQGAELSGAEYSAIASSDNNRAVYAVYSYSPPTYCYHLFRFKVAVDISTKVSVEWEGYGGYPYGSYYPGVATVFLWNNGTGGEGSWETVGSHGPASSDKTLTNTFSGSSYIASTPNGNYVYVLAMCTSGQYYLGILTDYVKIVVEGKTLTYPKNPTMDIGANGAIEWKLPVEKFNDRVTVGDVSIMNELDKLVKGARTQYVEIKVKFGSNSPGKILVSRFTVSYNAPPWCTGVPDTFHIEEDTNVPKLIDLNNYFTDDRDKNRLTFTIVYEEDPKKLDADIDPDGHSMSFKTMTKNWWGSLRFRVMATDSDSLTRESNDFRVTVDPVNDPPVITPIGKQLAMQGVKWTLQVKCRDVDMELDPEEEVRFSDDTPLFDIDPYTGLAEFTPRQDQVGIYTIQITAEDRDRATDTETFTLEVQDAQDPPILEPIPDQTATEGQPFSYFVIASDPDIPYGDKLTFSDNSPLFQINPETGEIAFLPQAKDIGEHRITITVTDTRGGTDSRSFTLLILNIMGTTNRPPSVEPVENQTAYEGIYFELQIRATDPDLDSGDLLTYSDNCPVFEIGSSTGRISFKPTARDAGEYTVKITVKDREGLFAIVEFRLTILKANRPPIVTEISPKEGTQVSLGKRVLLSVRAFDPDHDSLNITWMDGDIVIGYGPNITYSFGESGTYVITIITSDGKAQVVNETIIEVVEPGQAGRNRANTPGFGPAAMVAVALVSLILLGRRKIPGASHRAG